Within Capra hircus breed San Clemente chromosome 7, ASM170441v1, whole genome shotgun sequence, the genomic segment gttgtcttattttaaaaatcttcctacTGATTTCAGAAATCCAGACTGTTTCAGTAATGTTTAGAGTTTTAAAGTCAGGACCAGTAACTGTGTATGTTCCTATCATTTCATGCCTAGTATCTTGTAGATTCCTCTAATAATAATGGGAAAGAAAGGGCTCACATTCTAACTTGCCTATGGATGCTACAGACATTTCAGGGGAAAGATTTCCTGTATAGGTTAGTATTAAGCAAGGATCAAATTCAGTTGACCGTCTGGCCAGGCAAGTTACGTGAGTTAAATAGGCTGGGTCACAGAAGAGACAGAGTAAGAGGAATACTTCAATTCTCCCTTCAGGCCATCTCACATAGGGTCTAGAAGACAGAAACCCACACTGCACCTAAAAGGCAGCCAGCACTCTATCACCACTCGACCAAGTGCTGGAAACGAGGGCCCACTATTTTACAGGCCTGCCTTTCACAGAGAATCTCTAAAATCAAATATATGTGAAACTCTAATTTAAAATAGTGGCAACAGTTAATCTTTTTAAATCATCATCAACCCTCTCTgcccaataagaaaaaaaatccagaggcAACCATTAGCAATCTGATATTTTGATTCTGGTATCAGTTATGGAATCAAAATACCAGTCCTATCATTTTCTAGCACGTCATGCCTTCGGCACATGAAGCTTCTTAACTTCAGTGTCCTCCTCTGAAAAACAGGATCATGAACACAAAACATAACGCTTATTAAAGACTTAAGAATAACTCCCAACACCGAGTTAGCAACTAAATAGAGTTTCCTATAGGTAAAGAGTGGATCTCACTACCAGTAAATTATCTGCTGTGGTCTTCAAAGAGCCCAGTTGAGGAGCTCAAGAAGGCAGAATTCTCAGGAGATTAAGTCTTTCAAATTTTGATCACTGAATACAGGATATTGAAGTCATTAGAAACTAGATAAAAACAGCAATAAAGAATTCCTAGCAATAGACACTTAATGAGCTGGAAGTGGCTCTTCTAATTAAGAGGTCTAATAACTGTCACCAGTTAATGGCCACAAAAACGGAGTAAAGTATACATGGAGAGGTGTATGTTTCAGGGAAAACAGTGGCAGCTTTTAAAGTAAGCTGTTAAATCAGAAGGTTTTAGGGTTAAGTTTTTCAACTTAGACAAACTTCTCATCACATTATAGACTCTCAACTTGCCTACTAGTTTTCACAGTTTTTATTACCAAAATACAAGTTGATGCACCCCACGCCCAGTGAGGCCAAGCAATACCAAAACGTTGGAGTATGGTACAGAAAAAGGTTCACTgagggccatgcaaggagatggCTGGCTCATGCCGTAAAACCCCCGAACTCGCCAAAAGCCTTCAGCAAAGCCCTTTTCtaggaaaggtgagggaggggaaTGGTCAATTGTTGTGAATTTCTTGTGTCAGATCCTTTGTTCTTGAAGTCAGGTCATGGTCAAGTAAATGTTACATTAAATAAAAGTTACTCTGTTCTGACAAGAAGGGACCAGGTCCCAGGTACAACTTTCACCCTCCAAGCTCTGGGGTCTGGCTGAGAGGAGGCAGAGCTTAGTGTGTGGCTCCCTCAGGGCCAGGTCCCGAGACCCTGGTCATCGCTGAGGGAGCCAGGCACCCAGGACCCAACTGGCCCTCACTCTCCTCAGGCTGCCCGTATGGCAGGGGCAGGTCCCAAAAATTTGACCCAGGCAGACGGCTGCTGCCATTCGGTCACAAAGACAGGGATGGGGAGAGGTTCATCGCCTCCTCAAGGCCTGGGCCAGCCTTGgtgagggctctggagccctgCAGGACACCCAGCCCCGAGGTGGTTCCCTTGGCCCCTCAGCTCACTCACTGGCCTGAGGGTGGGTGAGTTGGAGGCCCACAGAGAAAAGGCCAGGATCTTTCTCTTACCTCACTCTCTACCTGACAACCACCACTTCTGCCACTAACAGTCACTCATTGACAGGTGGTTGTCTGGGGGATGGGCCCACTGCAGCACCAATCAATGGCTGAGCAGACCACTAACGGTCACTCACTGGCAGTTGGTCCCTTGGGGGAGGGGCCCACCACAGTACAAACCAGTGGCTGAGCAGGACTACTAATAAGTCTCATGGTCATCATTGCCTGGACAGGGTGCAAGGTTAAGGCAGCAGGCACCAACAGCAACAGCGGGCTAAGGGCTGTGCAGCCTGTAGCCTGCTACATTTTAAGCAAATTCTAAACAATACCAACCACAATATTAGGAAGAGTCTGTTAAACAAAGAATTGCTTTATTAATACAAACCATTAATACATACCCAAACTATAAAATGCTAAGAAATTTAAATATCTAAGTCACAGCAAACAGGTGGCAATTCAACATCCAGAGTCGACAGAATGCTTGAGGGAGACGGCAACAGATCTAGAAAACAGGAATTTCTtattcagtatctgcaaatctgCATGTCTGTCAACATACACGTTAGTTTCACTTTAATCATGAACTCGAACTCTTTTTCCCTTTGTCTCATGAATTATACCCCTGGCCCCatctacatacatatacatacaccttttcacttatttcttgGAAGATGGCTATGGTCCCAGAATTAACCTTCATTATGAAATAAATCATAGAAGTGCCCCAAATTCTCTTAGAGACCCAAGTAACTGCCAACAAGTATCACTAGTGTAATCTGGCAAATAATGTAAGTGATTCCATCAAATATAATAGAAAACATGCTGATAATGGCTTTTGACCACCAGTGTGAACCAAGACCTAAAACCTCCTGCTATTGTGTGGGTCTTGATCCCACATGAGCTTTGGATTAACTTGGAACTCTCATTTCAAGCAAGTTTATTTTACATCAACTCTTAATATAAAAAGTTATATACTAAATTTCACCTTGTATTCACTTTGCTTGTATGTAAGACTGCCCAGATTCCAGAATGACTTAATTTTACTGGGCATTTGTAACTAAAAAGCAATACCAGTTGAGAATAGTTTTCATTATCCTGAAACCTTATCTCTTCAGTCTGAAGGATAGAAATTACTAGCCTTCTGCACAACCCTATCCTCACAGTAATGGAAGTGTTGTGACACAGATTGTTTACAGCCCTTCTAGAAGGGCACTTGTTCACTTACTAGACTCCCATAGCAGAGAAGGCATCTTCAGAGGCGAAGGGGGGCCCACGTGTAACAGCTGCTCAAGCTCCCTCTCCTCATCAAGGATCATGAGAGGCACTCCATTCAAGGGGAGGTGGGCGATCTGGTGCTCCTCAGGCAGGTCAAAACTCTCAAAATCTGCCACAGAAAGCACTTTGTCAGAGCAGCAGTTCTCAGGGTGGTGAGTGGCACCCTGCCAGTCTGAGACCCTTTCATGGGGCCCAGGAGCtcaaactattttcataataatactaaTACCTCTTCCCACTGTGCTGACATCTGCAATGGTGGTCCAAAAGCAACTGAGGATAAAACTTCTATGCCTTAGCACAAATCAAGGCAGTGGcaataaattatatttagtaTATTTCTCACTACCATTCACTGGTATTTAAAAAAAGTGCCTGTTTCACATATCACTTTACCATATGCAGtaaaaaagtattaattttatgAGCTCTCAACCCTTGAAAACATGTCTTTTTAGTATTCTGTATAAGTTGTGAAATCATATACTGAAGTACCGAGGTGTTTTCCAAGAAAAAAGATATGTGCAATTACCTGATTTGCAAGCTAAACCAGAGGTGTTACTTCTGGACACCATTTACTATAACGAACTGAAAAACAAACTTTGGTAACTCGGACTTGGATATATGTTGCACATTTTCTCCAAGCAATGAAAGTCTACCAGTTCAAGAGAAGTATTTGTTGCCAGTGATAAAATCCACAGTTTCAAGGGGAATAAAACCCCTAGAAtttcagaaaacttatttgcaaTCATTAGCTTGACAGCTTCCTAGTCCTTAAGACTTTTCTGATGAGGTCAGTGGTAAGCATTAATGAGTGTGCTTTTGACACGCATAAAGAAACATTTCAACTTCTGGATGCACTACATTTCCCAGCAAACCAGTATTTCTAAATGATCAATGGTGACAAATGCAGGATAAAAGATACATTCAAAGTGCAAAACAGACAATGGATTTGTGTCAGAGAATAATACAAGGCTTACTGAAATGGTTTCAGATTCTACATTGCAACTATGCATACACAAGCAGCCACAAGTTGAATTTTAGTGTAATAGCAAAGAAAACTATCTATACTTATCTGAAAAGACTTcaaatgtttctcttttcctaACCATGGCTGCAAAAGGCCAGATTTTCTTCATATGCATCAACCAGAAGCAGATTCAACAGATAGAATGCACAATCCCATGCGAATCTAGCTGTTTTATGTCAAGCCAGATTAAGCaaattttcaaaaacataaaacCATGCCACTCTTctcattaaattttgttttaagctATGTACATTAAGTAATGGGTTTATTGTATTTTAACAAATTAACACTTTTAaacttttcaattttaatttaaaatataggaTATATAAAACAACACGCAAAAGTTCTTTGGGGTCTTCACtaatttttaagagtgtaaaagtcctaaaagaaatttaagaaacagTTTATGTGACTACTTAATTTAaaccactgaactgaaaaggaaaacagacagACATAAGACCCCAGAGGAAATAAGTCTGCAACACACAGGGCTAATTATCTTTATCCAGAGAGTTctttacacacacagacacagagtgtAAGAAAGTCacaaaaatcaagagaaaacaaagatacaaacagaaaatttaaaaactataaatgacCCAACAGTCAAATATGCTCAGACACACTCACATACCAcaattttaaacaacaaaataccAATTATCTTtctgataattttaaaacatttgcagTTAGAGAACAAGGGGAAAGCGGGCATCCTCATCCACTGAAGGTGGTTTCAATAACTTATGCTGCTATTTTGGAAGGCAGTTTAGCAATATCTCTTTCCCCCAACACAGCTATTGTATGTAGTCCTCTTTCCTGGCCAATATGCTTAAAGTGTGAAAGtattaagttgctcagtcgtgtccaactctttgcaatctcatggactgtggcctaccaggctcctctgttcatggaggaattcttcaggcaagaatattggagttggtttccacgcctttctccaggggatcttcccaacccagggattgaacccaggtcgcccgcattacaggcagattctttaccatttgagttacctgggaagccctcaatatGCGTAAATCTACCTCATTTTCCTGAATGGTAATGATGAGATGCACCACATTTTATCAAAACTTAATCACACAGCTTTGAGACCCAGTAATTCTTCTTGGAGTTTACTCTCTAGGTATACTCACAAACTCTCAACAATAATTGCAGAATTGTTTTGTAACATATATAAAAGCCAGAAACAGCCTAGATGTATACTAGTGGAATAATTAAATGCTCTTTGGatcaaaaggcaaaaaaaccAGCTCAGGAATCTCAAAGACCCTGTGTGATTTGACCAACCCCCTCACCAGTGTCATCCTTCACCCTACTTTTCAGTTTTCCAGAACCACTCCAGTCCTTCTTTCTGCCTCAAGATCTTTTGTCTGTTATGGTGCTGGCGCCCAGCCCTACCCCTTCTCCACCCAACTATCTCCTTACATCCTTCAAGCCTCCACTGAAAGTCACTTTCTGAGAAAACAACTACCCTGCTCTTTCAGGCTAGGTTCAGTGCCCCCTAACAAGCCCTGTTTTTCTCCTTGGCTCACACTCAAAGTGAAAGGATTTGATCAGTGTCTGACTTACCCTCCAAATCTTGGGCTTCCTCAGAGTGGGGCCTGCCTTGTTATCCACTACATCCTAAGCCAATAGCGCCTGGCATACAGTCTACTCTCCTCAATGTGAGTACATTAAAGCTTGAAAAAAGCCAACTCtattatagaaaatatttcagatacATGTAGGAAGTTGAAGAAGTCAAAAAGCACATGTTCTCACTGGCTATGTGGATTTTTCAGGCTTGCTTTTCACTGTTCAACTTGACATCAAGTCCATTTTCTAAAAGTGGGCTTGCTAGGAAGGCTGTCTGCTAACACTGAACAAGTAATCTCCCCCTGGGTGGTTTTAGCTTTTGAGGACAAGAATGTTTTCCTATCTTTGCTCTGATTCCTCTTCTGACTTAAAGATAGTGCCTTAAAAATAAATCCACAAGTTACCTGTCCAAAGCACCCCAGATTCAGACAGCCTTGTTATAGTTTTAGATCACAAATCATATTCAGAGCCATATCAAGTTACAGTTGAATTGGATCCTAAGAGAAACTGAAAGCTAAAGCATTTGGACAATATCAAAAGAGTACCTAATGGATTGAAGGGaaagaatttttctatttctggatAGGTGTCATCTGAGGCAGGAACCGAAGTTTTTGCTTTAACAGTCTTCTCAGTAATCTAAAACAAACCCAAGAAAACATCCATTTAAGAGTGGGAGCCTTGTCAACTGATTAGTACATGAGATTAGAGagattcttcaagacatgggattGCTTCAccacattttaaatttgttttcaatttctaaGAAACCATAATCCCTCATTCTCAAAATCACATACAAATACAATTCAGCAATCAATTATCATGGCTCAAAAGGTAAGGATGAAATACAAGTATTAGCACCTGTTAGGAAAATTATCAAAATACAGAGCAGAGTCTGTTTTTAGttggtaagtcgtgtctgactctcttgcaatCCCAAGcactgtgtagcccaccaagcttctttgGACGTGAGATTTcccatgcaaaaatactggagtgagttgccatttccttgtccaagggatcttctccacccagagatcaaacctgagtctcctgcattgcaggtggattctttactactgagtcaccagggaagccccagagtagAGTTAATTCAGAGCTAATTGACTCAATCGCCCAACCTAACCTAAGAAGAGAAAATGGGCATAAATCACCCAGAATAGAAACTAATCCTAGAAGCCATTTTTGGCTTTTGGAAATGTGATTTTCCATCAGTGTTACCTAAATTACTGGGTTAATATTAAAAACCAATTTGTTTTCCTCAAATACACAGCACTGAGTAAGAGGCAGTCAAAGACAGTCAAGGACTTTAAGATGCCCACCGTGGATAATTCTCTAGTCTGGAACTGGTAGGCAGTCCATGATGGTGGTGGGCCAAAATGGAAGCTTGTAGCGTCTTGATTTATTCTCACATCACATGTGCATGCCTAGAGGAAATTACTAGGACAAGGCTTCCCACATTTCAGTTCTGTCACATTCTCATCACTTTTGCTATATCCTTGCAATACTTACACTTAGCATTTCTCTTACtcaactcagtttttttttttaaaaaaagacatctttATCCTAAAACCACACCTAACAGTTTGACATCAAGTATACTAGTTGTTTTTTTCCTAATACACATTGAAACAATTACTGAAATGCAGTGCTAATTCACATGCTGAAGTCATCTTTCACAGCCAAGTCCTCTCAGTCTGGGATGCACTGACCTACAGTTTGTAAACACAGATACAAAGGTCAACATGCTACCAAGTTATAACCTACAAAGCTAGTGCTTGCTCTGAAAGGAGGGGAAGAGAATGGCAGCACCTGAGCTGTTATACTAGCATCATGACTTCTTGCAAAGTACCCTCTCTCACAGTACtcaaaagcttccctggtggctcagaggttaaagtgtctgcctccaatgtggaagacctgggtttgatccctgggtcgggaagatcccctggagaaggaaatggtaacccactccagtattcttgcctggagaatcccatgaacagagaagcctggtaggctacagtccacaaggtcacaaagagtcggacacaactgagcaacttcactttcacttttcacagtacTCAGTGGTCTGTTTTAAGACACTTGTTAAAGACAGGTGAGGCAAAAATATTAACCAGCTGCTCCTGATACATGTGATCTCAAGGTACAGAGAAGTCGATAAAGACTGTATGATGATTCTCTTCTGTTAATCTACTTTTCTAGTCTCTATTTCCTTCCATTCACAGAGGAGAGTGTCAGGTAAGATGCCAGTAGTCATTTTAAGAGTTAAAGTGCTTTAGTCTTTAATTATAGCCAACTTTTACCTTTTTGGTAGAGAAagttgtctgtttctgtttgagcGGTCCATCCATCTTAACTGATTTTTCTGTAGCTCTGTTGACAGTTCCCAAAGCCTTTCTCGCAGTTTTTGGTAAAGCTGATGGAGCATCAAACATTTTGCCAACACGTGGTGTTGAAACCTGAGATCTCCCATCCAAAGCTTTGACTGCTAAAGAAAAAGTCTTACCGTAAGATCATTCCAGCAGTAAACACCTGTGCAACTTGAAAGCTGACTGTGCCTATAAACTTGGCCTAATTCTCACAGCCAAACTTAACCACCATTTTTGACAGTAGCATGGTGCTATGCCTAACACCACTTCAGTTCACTACTCTCTTAAATAATCTCTTTAAGATACTGAACATGACGGCTTCTCTGGtttctcagtagtaaagaatccacctgccgatgcaggagacaggggtttgatccctgatccaggaacccccacatgccacagagcaactaactccatgtgccacaactattgagcccacgtgTCTCAACTGCTGAAGTCAGCAtcccctagagcccatgctctgcaacaatacaagctactgcaatgagaagcctgggcatcACAAATAAAAAGTATCCCCTACTCATCGCACCTATAGAAAAGGCCaggcagcaataaagacccagcacagccaaaaataaattaataatttaaatttaaaaaaaagatactgaaCATGAAGAGACCCATAAGTACTCGGCAGTAAGAGTATTAGGTAAACTCGActcccactgggcttcccaggtggcgctcgtggtaaagaacccgcctggcaatacaggagatttaagagactccggttcaatccctggtcaggaagatcccctggcgaagggtatggcgacccactccagtattcttgcctggagaattccatggacagcagagcctggcgggctacaaagtccatagggtcgcaaaaagtcggacatgactgaagcgacttagcaagcacgaCTCCAACTGCCCACAAAGTATATTTGGGCCTTCCCCAGCTCCAAGCCACACCCACCACTGATTCACAATACCTGTGTACCTGATAGCCGCCTGTATACTTACAAGGCACAGACCCCAGCTTCAGCCCGTCCTTAGGAGCCGCATGGATGCCTGGTTCTCCATTTTCCTTATCAACATAGATCAGAGTAGCCATTTTGGATCAACTAGAGGTGTGAAACACTCGTTAAACCTTGGGAGTTAGGGAAGATGAAAGAAGCTAAAGTGTAGCACTGACCCAACTTTCTACCCTAGGGACATCTACGCAAAAACAGGAGCTAAGCAGAGGCAGAAGCCGGATCTTGAGCCAACAAGCATTTAACCCAGCTCTTAATTCTTGACGCCTGCGTCAGGGGCCCTAAATTCCTTAAGAGATGGCGGTCTGGGACTGGCACAGGTCCTGGTATTCATTGGAACCAAACTGCCGTGGGTCGCGCACGCAGTTCAAAACCGTGGCTCAAGCCGGGCGGGCGCGTCTGACGTTTCAGGAAAGTCCCAGCCCCCAAATCCCAGGCCCCGGCTCCCAGACACCCGGACCCCGGTTCCCAGGCCCCgaacgccacacacacacaaagcctaCTCCCGCTTCCTAAGCCGCCGGACCGTACCCGCCCAACCACTTGGTACCGCTCG encodes:
- the PTTG1 gene encoding securin isoform X1; translated protein: MATLIYVDKENGEPGIHAAPKDGLKLGSVPSVKALDGRSQVSTPRVGKMFDAPSALPKTARKALGTVNRATEKSVKMDGPLKQKQTTFSTKKITEKTVKAKTSVPASDDTYPEIEKFFPFNPLDFESFDLPEEHQIAHLPLNGVPLMILDEERELEQLLHVGPPSPLKMPSLLWESNLLPSPSSILSTLDVELPPVCCDLDI
- the PTTG1 gene encoding securin isoform X2; its protein translation is MATLIYVDKENGEPGIHAAPKDGLKLGSVPFKALDGRSQVSTPRVGKMFDAPSALPKTARKALGTVNRATEKSVKMDGPLKQKQTTFSTKKITEKTVKAKTSVPASDDTYPEIEKFFPFNPLDFESFDLPEEHQIAHLPLNGVPLMILDEERELEQLLHVGPPSPLKMPSLLWESNLLPSPSSILSTLDVELPPVCCDLDI